In Bacillota bacterium, one DNA window encodes the following:
- a CDS encoding ABC transporter permease: MAFARGMVVYPLEGRWYGFQPWTRKGSGTIWDGIVEAFGLVVARDPKLMQIIRLSLQVSGVAIGLAALTGIPLGTWLGMQPVRRVRLPALFLYTFMGLPPVLVGLLVYLLLSARGPFGVLSLLYTPTAMVIAQTILALPIIAGLTMVAVRAKDREIRDTAVSLGAGAWQVALTVVREARVAIVGAVVAGTGRVMAEVGAVMMVGGNIEGKTRVMTTAIVLETRRGNFEMAIGLGMVLLFLAFVINTALYRLQGVSRN, encoded by the coding sequence GTGGCGTTTGCGCGTGGTATGGTTGTCTATCCCTTGGAAGGCCGATGGTATGGTTTCCAGCCGTGGACCAGGAAGGGAAGTGGGACTATCTGGGATGGGATCGTTGAGGCCTTCGGGCTGGTGGTGGCCCGTGACCCCAAGCTCATGCAGATCATCCGGCTTTCACTGCAGGTGTCGGGGGTGGCCATCGGCCTCGCCGCCCTGACGGGCATTCCGCTGGGCACCTGGCTGGGGATGCAGCCGGTCCGGCGGGTGCGCCTGCCCGCGCTCTTCCTCTACACCTTCATGGGGCTGCCGCCGGTTCTGGTCGGGCTTCTGGTCTACCTTCTGCTCTCCGCGCGGGGACCGTTCGGCGTGTTGAGCCTGCTCTACACCCCCACGGCCATGGTCATCGCCCAGACCATTTTGGCGCTGCCCATCATCGCCGGCCTGACCATGGTCGCCGTGCGCGCCAAAGACCGGGAGATCAGGGATACCGCCGTCTCGCTCGGGGCGGGCGCGTGGCAGGTGGCGCTCACCGTTGTGCGGGAGGCGCGGGTGGCGATCGTCGGCGCGGTGGTGGCCGGCACCGGCCGGGTGATGGCCGAGGTGGGGGCGGTGATGATGGTCGGCGGGAATATCGAGGGCAAAACCCGGGTAATGACCACCGCCATCGTGCTGGAAACCAGGCGGGGCAACTTCGAAATGGCCATCGGTCTGGGGATGGTGCTCTTGTTCCTGGCCTTCGTCATCAACACGGCGCTCTACCGCCTGCAGGGGGTGTCCAGGAATTGA
- a CDS encoding HAD-IC family P-type ATPase, whose amino-acid sequence MTIIEKLLASGGRENRFFGRRIFWNRPGTLEQEHGGKGEVRLYHRLDREEVFNKLKTGPEGLSEKEAAERLRTVGPNTLEAEERFKPLQALLRQFTDPLIYILLIAAAFTALIREFIDMWVILAVVIVNAVIGFTQELKAEQAVRSLAALTAPRAQVIRGGREVEIDGVGLVPGDIVLLASGARVPADLRLIEVNRLEIDESALTGESLGASKDVRPLPAERPALGDLKNMAFMGTLVLSGRGRGLVTGTGAATALGKISEQVQQVKSAPTPLQVQLGRFGRWLGYGILAVSGAAVLLGLALGRPVPEMLLTGIALAVGVIPEGLPVVVTLTLAIGVRRMARRNAVVRRLPAVETLGSTTVIASDKTGTLTKNEMTVQVIAAGGVTYQASGVGFAPEGRITGPDGEPARLQDHPALRLCLRAGLLANESKLGFEEGRGWFPQGDPTEVSLIVAARKAGMDPDREARSYAVVDQIPFESDLMYMASLCRHPRGEGKFVFVKGAPDRVLEMCTHVIIGPGGEAAPLEDREAVLKQYRVLAGDGLRVLAFAYRKEPAAVEVLWPASVEEGLTLIGFQGMLDPPREEALQAINQAKQAGVRVIMVTGDHQSTAVAVARRLGMVRGEAVPVLTGPDIEDMPDEELNHKMRYVNVFARVAPLHKLRIVQQLIKRGEVVAVTGDGVNDSPALKAAHIGVAMGRTGTDAAKETSDMIVTDDNFAGIFAAVREGRVVFDNIRKSVLFLLSTGLAQIILIPAALVLLLPLPLLPAQILWLNLVTNVLQNAALAFEPGEKEIVNRPPRRRTEPVISRLMAERLVIIGAVIAVGTLYTFLWALNQGYGLEHARTVALTTIVFFQLFSVFNVRSEVESVFRMRFLSNPFLFFSVVASIIAQIAVVYAPAFQFVFRTAPLNAQDWVVITLVATTVIAAVEVEKALRRFVRVKRAEALARRR is encoded by the coding sequence ATGACGATCATCGAAAAGCTATTAGCTTCGGGCGGGCGTGAGAACCGGTTTTTTGGGCGGCGTATATTTTGGAACCGCCCAGGTACGCTAGAACAGGAACACGGTGGCAAGGGGGAAGTTCGACTGTATCACCGTCTGGACCGGGAAGAAGTTTTCAACAAGTTGAAAACCGGCCCCGAAGGCCTTTCAGAGAAAGAGGCGGCCGAGCGCCTGCGCACGGTCGGCCCGAACACCCTGGAAGCCGAGGAGCGGTTCAAGCCGCTCCAGGCTCTCCTGCGCCAGTTCACCGATCCCCTCATCTATATCCTGCTGATCGCCGCTGCCTTTACCGCCCTGATCCGCGAGTTCATCGACATGTGGGTCATCCTGGCCGTCGTGATCGTCAATGCCGTCATTGGTTTCACCCAGGAACTCAAGGCCGAGCAGGCCGTCAGGTCCCTGGCGGCGTTGACCGCGCCCCGGGCCCAAGTGATTCGCGGCGGCCGGGAGGTGGAAATCGACGGCGTCGGCCTCGTACCGGGGGATATCGTCCTGCTGGCCTCGGGAGCCCGGGTGCCGGCCGACCTCCGCCTGATCGAAGTAAACCGGCTGGAGATCGACGAATCGGCCCTGACCGGGGAATCCCTGGGCGCAAGCAAGGACGTGCGGCCGTTGCCGGCGGAGCGCCCGGCCTTGGGGGACTTGAAGAACATGGCCTTCATGGGCACCCTGGTGCTGTCCGGAAGGGGGCGGGGGCTGGTCACCGGCACGGGCGCGGCCACCGCCCTCGGCAAAATCTCGGAGCAGGTGCAGCAAGTGAAATCGGCCCCCACGCCCCTCCAGGTGCAGCTCGGGCGTTTCGGCCGCTGGCTGGGCTACGGCATCCTGGCCGTTTCCGGGGCGGCCGTACTGTTGGGTCTGGCCTTGGGCCGGCCCGTGCCCGAGATGCTTTTAACCGGCATCGCCCTAGCCGTGGGTGTCATTCCCGAGGGTCTCCCCGTGGTGGTGACTCTCACGCTGGCCATCGGGGTGAGGCGGATGGCCCGGCGGAACGCCGTTGTCCGGCGCCTGCCGGCCGTGGAGACCCTTGGTTCGACCACAGTGATCGCCTCGGACAAAACCGGGACCCTGACCAAGAACGAGATGACCGTGCAGGTGATTGCCGCCGGCGGTGTCACCTACCAGGCGAGCGGCGTCGGTTTCGCGCCGGAGGGCCGGATCACCGGTCCGGACGGGGAACCGGCGCGGCTGCAGGACCACCCGGCCTTAAGACTCTGCCTGCGGGCGGGGCTTTTGGCCAACGAGTCCAAACTCGGCTTTGAGGAAGGAAGGGGGTGGTTTCCGCAGGGAGACCCCACTGAGGTCTCCCTGATCGTGGCGGCGCGCAAAGCCGGGATGGATCCGGACCGGGAGGCGCGGTCCTATGCGGTCGTCGACCAGATCCCCTTCGAATCGGACCTGATGTACATGGCTTCACTCTGCCGACACCCGCGCGGGGAGGGCAAGTTCGTGTTCGTAAAAGGGGCTCCCGACCGAGTCCTCGAGATGTGTACGCACGTGATCATCGGCCCCGGGGGCGAGGCCGCGCCCCTGGAGGACCGGGAGGCGGTCCTGAAACAGTACCGGGTCCTGGCCGGCGACGGGCTGCGGGTGCTGGCCTTCGCCTACCGGAAGGAACCGGCGGCGGTCGAGGTGCTGTGGCCGGCCTCGGTGGAGGAAGGGCTCACCCTGATCGGGTTCCAGGGAATGCTGGACCCGCCCCGGGAGGAGGCGCTGCAGGCGATCAACCAGGCCAAGCAGGCCGGGGTGCGGGTGATTATGGTGACCGGTGACCACCAGTCCACCGCGGTGGCTGTCGCCCGCCGCTTGGGGATGGTCCGGGGGGAGGCCGTGCCGGTGCTCACCGGCCCAGACATTGAGGACATGCCGGACGAAGAGCTGAACCACAAGATGCGGTACGTGAACGTCTTCGCCCGGGTGGCGCCCCTGCATAAACTGCGCATCGTGCAGCAACTGATCAAGCGGGGCGAGGTGGTGGCCGTGACCGGGGACGGGGTGAACGACTCCCCGGCCCTGAAAGCGGCGCACATCGGCGTGGCGATGGGGAGGACGGGCACCGACGCGGCCAAGGAGACGTCCGACATGATCGTCACCGACGACAACTTCGCCGGCATCTTCGCCGCGGTGCGCGAGGGGCGGGTCGTTTTTGACAACATCCGCAAGTCGGTCCTTTTTTTGCTGTCCACTGGCTTGGCGCAGATCATCCTGATCCCCGCCGCCCTAGTGCTGCTTTTGCCGCTGCCGCTTCTGCCCGCCCAGATCCTGTGGCTGAACCTGGTAACCAACGTGCTGCAGAACGCGGCCCTGGCTTTTGAACCGGGGGAGAAAGAGATTGTGAACCGGCCGCCGCGCCGGCGCACCGAACCGGTGATTTCCCGGCTGATGGCCGAACGGCTGGTGATCATCGGGGCGGTGATCGCGGTGGGTACCCTCTACACTTTCCTCTGGGCCTTAAACCAGGGGTACGGCCTGGAACACGCCCGCACCGTGGCCCTGACCACCATCGTGTTTTTTCAGCTGTTCAGCGTGTTCAACGTGCGCTCCGAGGTTGAGTCGGTCTTCCGGATGCGCTTTTTGTCGAACCCCTTCCTGTTCTTCAGCGTGGTGGCGTCGATCATCGCCCAGATCGCGGTCGTCTACGCGCCCGCCTTCCAGTTCGTGTTCCGCACCGCCCCCTTGAACGCCCAAGATTGGGTGGTAATCACTCTAGTGGCCACCACCGTGATTGCGGCCGTCGAGGTCGAAAAGGCCCTGCGCCGCTTCGTGCGGGTGAAGCGGGCGGAGGCCCTCGCCCGCCGCCGGTAA
- the selD gene encoding selenide, water dikinase SelD produces the protein MDAPRLTSLTVGGGUAAKVGPEALAQVLNHLPAMEDARLLVGIETSDDAGVYLINDETALLQTVDFFTPIVDDPRRFGQIAAANALSDIYAMGGIPLTALNIICYPTKEGHLDVLAQILIGGAEKVREAGALIVGGHSVEDKEPKYGLAVTGIVHPRLVVRNSTAQPGDRLVLTKPLGTGVVTSAAKANMVPAEIQEAVAVQMAALNDRAARAMRETGPSACTDITGFGLLGHALEMARGSQVGLRFEAGSLPLIERAPEYAALGLIPRGAHANRCFIGEHVSFEQDVPLAVQDLMFDPQTSGGLLISVPGEKLHTLMRKLAEYGVLGARVVGEVTDALPPGRIVVRAGNGAGAP, from the coding sequence GTGGACGCTCCCAGATTGACTTCCCTCACGGTCGGCGGCGGGTGAGCGGCCAAAGTCGGGCCTGAGGCTCTGGCCCAAGTTTTGAATCATTTGCCGGCCATGGAAGACGCCCGGCTGCTGGTGGGTATCGAGACGTCGGACGACGCCGGGGTGTATTTGATCAATGACGAGACGGCGCTGTTGCAGACCGTCGATTTCTTCACACCGATCGTCGACGACCCGCGCCGCTTCGGTCAGATCGCGGCCGCCAACGCGTTGAGCGACATCTACGCCATGGGCGGCATCCCCCTCACGGCCCTGAACATCATCTGCTACCCCACCAAAGAGGGGCACTTGGACGTCCTGGCCCAAATCCTGATCGGCGGGGCGGAAAAAGTGCGGGAGGCCGGCGCCCTGATCGTGGGCGGGCACAGCGTGGAGGACAAGGAACCCAAGTACGGCCTGGCGGTCACCGGAATCGTGCACCCCCGGCTGGTGGTGCGGAACAGCACGGCTCAGCCCGGAGACCGGTTGGTGTTGACCAAGCCTTTGGGCACCGGCGTCGTCACCTCGGCGGCGAAAGCGAACATGGTGCCCGCCGAAATCCAGGAGGCGGTAGCGGTTCAAATGGCCGCCCTGAACGACCGGGCGGCCCGGGCCATGCGCGAAACCGGACCTTCGGCCTGCACGGACATCACCGGCTTCGGACTCCTGGGGCACGCGCTGGAGATGGCCCGGGGGAGCCAGGTGGGCCTGCGGTTCGAGGCCGGCAGTCTGCCGCTGATCGAACGGGCTCCGGAATACGCCGCGCTGGGACTGATCCCGCGGGGAGCGCACGCCAACCGCTGCTTCATCGGGGAACACGTGTCCTTCGAACAGGACGTGCCGCTGGCGGTCCAAGACCTGATGTTCGACCCTCAGACTTCGGGCGGGCTCTTGATCTCCGTTCCGGGGGAGAAGCTCCACACACTGATGCGCAAGTTGGCGGAGTACGGGGTGCTCGGAGCGCGGGTGGTCGGCGAGGTGACCGACGCGCTTCCTCCGGGCCGCATCGTGGTCCGGGCCGGCAACGGGGCGGGGGCGCCCTAG
- a CDS encoding substrate-binding domain-containing protein, translating into MTLRKSVVLFAAVVFLTAAFLGGCGGQAPPAPPAPEAKELKLATTTSTYDSGLLDALLPVFEEKHNYKVSVISVGTGAALETGQRGDCDVLLVHAKEKELALVAEGHFVDRHDVMYNDFVLVGPPDDPANIAGGRDVKEAFGKIAAAQSVFVSRGDDSGTHNAELKIWKGAGLEPAGGWYHSVGQGMGDTLRMAGELKGYTLADRGTWVSLKEELDLKVVLEGDPALFNQYGAMAVNPANHPHVDYEGAKKFVDFLVSDEGQGLIAGFEKHGEQLFVPNAS; encoded by the coding sequence TTGACCTTAAGGAAAAGTGTAGTGCTCTTTGCGGCAGTGGTCTTTTTAACGGCGGCGTTCCTGGGCGGGTGCGGCGGTCAAGCGCCGCCGGCGCCGCCGGCGCCGGAAGCGAAGGAACTTAAACTGGCCACGACCACCAGCACGTACGACTCGGGTCTTCTGGATGCGTTGCTGCCGGTCTTTGAGGAAAAGCACAACTACAAGGTGTCCGTGATCTCGGTGGGCACCGGGGCGGCGCTGGAGACCGGCCAACGCGGCGACTGCGACGTGCTCCTGGTCCACGCCAAGGAGAAGGAACTGGCCCTGGTGGCGGAAGGACATTTTGTCGACCGCCATGACGTCATGTACAACGACTTCGTGCTGGTCGGCCCGCCCGACGACCCGGCGAACATCGCGGGCGGCCGGGACGTCAAGGAGGCGTTCGGCAAAATCGCGGCCGCTCAAAGCGTGTTCGTTTCCCGCGGTGACGATTCGGGCACTCACAATGCTGAACTGAAGATCTGGAAGGGAGCCGGGCTTGAACCCGCGGGCGGCTGGTACCACTCGGTCGGCCAGGGCATGGGCGACACCCTGCGGATGGCCGGCGAACTAAAAGGTTACACCCTGGCCGACCGCGGTACCTGGGTGTCCCTGAAGGAAGAATTGGACCTGAAAGTCGTGTTGGAGGGCGACCCGGCGCTTTTTAACCAGTACGGGGCCATGGCCGTTAACCCGGCCAACCACCCGCACGTGGACTACGAAGGGGCGAAGAAGTTCGTCGACTTCTTGGTCTCGGATGAAGGGCAGGGCCTGATCGCCGGCTTTGAAAAGCACGGTGAACAGCTGTTCGTGCCCAACGCTTCCTAA
- a CDS encoding glycosyltransferase family 4 protein has translation MRISKLHWAFPPIIGGVETHLMMLGPELVARGLTVNLLTGSVDGRETIDYQGMTVTRTPLMDLNGLGSPAGIQELAQDIRDELAAFVKKTRPDLIHVHNMHYFSPVHARVLARISRRENIPLVLTAHNVWDDELWCEMLSFRPVWDAVIAVSRFIKRELVKNGFQASRVHVVHHGMDLERFTPVGAAKREGILGRHPALRGRRVMFHPARMSLAKGSDFAVRAFAEMKKKLPDLCLVMAGTEKTVDWGSYQGPEIRKINALISSLKLADDVYIRFFPWDEIADMYRVADVVVYPSVFEEPFGLVMLEALASGIPIVVTESGGMPEVIEDGFNGFVVPRRDPHALAQRCLLILDDPVVAARLAANGLRRARERFSLPAMIDNTLDVYRRVVADRERAVTSGELVLGAHA, from the coding sequence TTGCGTATTTCGAAGTTGCACTGGGCCTTTCCGCCGATTATCGGCGGGGTGGAAACCCACCTGATGATGCTGGGTCCGGAGTTGGTGGCGCGGGGCTTAACCGTCAACCTCCTGACCGGGTCCGTCGACGGCCGTGAAACCATTGACTATCAGGGGATGACGGTCACCCGTACCCCGTTGATGGACCTCAACGGCCTGGGTTCGCCCGCCGGGATTCAGGAGTTGGCCCAAGACATCCGGGACGAGTTGGCCGCATTTGTCAAAAAGACCCGGCCCGACCTGATTCACGTCCACAACATGCACTATTTCAGCCCGGTGCACGCCAGGGTGCTGGCCCGCATCAGCCGCCGGGAGAATATCCCGTTGGTGCTGACCGCTCACAATGTCTGGGACGACGAATTGTGGTGCGAGATGTTGTCCTTCCGGCCGGTCTGGGACGCGGTGATCGCCGTGAGCCGGTTCATCAAGCGGGAACTGGTGAAGAACGGGTTTCAAGCTTCCCGGGTGCATGTCGTGCACCACGGCATGGACCTGGAGCGTTTCACCCCGGTCGGCGCCGCGAAACGGGAAGGGATTCTCGGCCGGCATCCTGCGCTGCGGGGCCGCCGGGTGATGTTCCACCCGGCCCGGATGTCTCTGGCCAAAGGTTCGGATTTCGCGGTACGGGCCTTCGCGGAAATGAAGAAGAAGCTGCCGGACCTCTGCCTGGTGATGGCCGGCACGGAGAAGACGGTGGACTGGGGCAGTTACCAGGGGCCGGAGATCCGGAAGATCAACGCCCTGATCAGCAGCCTGAAACTGGCGGACGACGTGTACATTCGGTTTTTCCCCTGGGACGAGATCGCCGACATGTACCGGGTGGCCGACGTAGTCGTGTACCCGTCGGTTTTCGAAGAACCGTTCGGGTTGGTGATGCTGGAAGCCCTGGCTTCAGGCATCCCGATCGTGGTGACTGAATCCGGCGGGATGCCAGAGGTGATTGAAGACGGGTTCAACGGTTTCGTCGTGCCCCGCCGCGACCCCCACGCGCTGGCCCAGCGCTGCCTGTTGATCCTGGACGACCCGGTCGTGGCGGCCCGGCTTGCGGCCAACGGTCTGCGTCGTGCCCGGGAGAGGTTCTCCTTGCCGGCGATGATTGATAATACGCTGGACGTGTACCGGCGGGTGGTGGCGGACCGGGAACGCGCCGTGACTTCCGGCGAACTGGTGCTCGGGGCGCATGCTTGA
- a CDS encoding phosphate ABC transporter ATP-binding protein, whose translation MSEAVLTVDNVSKQYGPREVLRVERLSFAAGRIHGVMGPSGAGKSTLLRLLNLLERPTAGRILYRGRDVHAYRPRLELQRRMAMVFQKPVLFDGTVYENVAYGLRVRGARGPEAAGKVDDALRRVGLEPLRRARALTLSGGEAQRVAMARALVLEPDVLLLDEPTSNLDPNNVALLEGLIRGASGGNGTAVILVTHNVFQAQRLADRVIFLYEGRVVEEGPAAQVFEAPGDERTRAFIRGEMVY comes from the coding sequence TTGAGCGAGGCGGTGCTCACGGTGGACAACGTCAGCAAACAGTACGGGCCACGCGAGGTGCTGCGCGTGGAGCGGTTGTCGTTTGCCGCTGGCCGGATTCACGGCGTGATGGGGCCGAGCGGGGCCGGGAAGAGCACCCTGCTGCGGCTATTAAACCTGCTGGAGCGGCCGACGGCGGGCCGGATTCTCTACCGCGGGCGGGACGTGCACGCTTACCGGCCGCGGTTGGAGCTGCAGCGCCGGATGGCCATGGTATTTCAAAAACCGGTGCTCTTTGACGGAACGGTGTACGAAAACGTGGCCTACGGGCTGCGGGTGCGGGGCGCGCGCGGTCCGGAAGCGGCCGGCAAGGTGGATGACGCCTTGCGGCGGGTGGGACTGGAGCCGTTGCGGCGGGCGCGGGCGCTGACCCTGTCCGGCGGGGAGGCCCAGCGCGTGGCCATGGCCCGGGCGCTGGTGCTGGAACCGGACGTACTGCTGCTGGACGAGCCCACTTCGAACCTGGACCCCAACAACGTGGCGCTTCTGGAGGGGTTGATCCGGGGCGCTAGCGGCGGCAACGGCACGGCGGTGATCCTGGTCACGCACAACGTGTTCCAGGCGCAGCGCCTGGCTGACCGGGTGATCTTCCTCTATGAGGGGCGGGTCGTGGAAGAGGGACCGGCGGCGCAAGTGTTCGAAGCCCCTGGGGACGAGCGCACGCGGGCCTTCATTCGCGGAGAGATGGTTTACTAG
- a CDS encoding metal ABC transporter ATP-binding protein: MSLQQVSVSIRGVRVLDGIDLDVAQRAFVAVIGPNGAGKTTLVRAILGLVRPDSGRVLLFGKPPNGPQNRKHLVGYLPQRQQFDPGFPVSAHDVVMMGRVGCIGLFRFPSRTDREAATETLRRIGFQDRLIGKPIGELSGGQQQLAFLGRALCSHTRLLILDEPTNGLDLVAQRTFYRVVRELQQNYGLTILVVSHDITSVADCADEMICLKGFVHARGTAREVLASPGLAQAYGAQPLGFPARGGL; this comes from the coding sequence GTGTCCCTGCAACAAGTGAGCGTCTCGATCCGGGGAGTACGTGTCCTGGACGGCATCGACCTGGACGTGGCCCAGCGCGCGTTTGTGGCGGTCATCGGCCCCAACGGCGCCGGCAAAACCACCCTGGTGCGGGCGATCCTGGGTTTGGTGCGGCCGGACTCCGGCCGGGTGCTCTTGTTCGGCAAACCCCCGAACGGCCCGCAGAACCGGAAGCACCTCGTGGGCTACCTGCCCCAGCGGCAGCAGTTCGACCCGGGTTTCCCCGTTTCGGCCCACGACGTCGTGATGATGGGCCGGGTGGGCTGCATCGGCCTCTTCCGTTTTCCTTCCCGGACCGACAGGGAAGCGGCCACCGAAACCCTGCGCCGGATCGGCTTTCAGGACCGCCTGATCGGAAAGCCCATCGGCGAGCTGTCCGGGGGCCAGCAGCAGTTGGCCTTTCTGGGCCGGGCCTTGTGCAGCCACACCCGGCTCTTGATCCTCGATGAACCGACCAACGGCTTGGACCTGGTGGCCCAGCGCACTTTCTACCGGGTGGTTCGGGAGTTGCAGCAAAACTACGGGCTGACCATCCTGGTCGTCTCCCACGACATCACCAGCGTGGCCGACTGCGCGGACGAAATGATCTGTTTGAAAGGTTTTGTGCACGCCCGGGGCACCGCCCGGGAAGTGCTGGCGAGTCCCGGGCTGGCTCAAGCCTACGGCGCCCAGCCTCTTGGGTTTCCGGCGCGGGGGGGGCTCTAG
- a CDS encoding ATP-binding protein, which translates to MNKATAEQVRRVCAPESLGFAHTDELPSLEGIIGQERAVRALHFGLGIKGQGFSVFVAGLPGTGKITAVQNFIEELAAGQPVPADWCYVHNFRQPQRPRALELPTGKGAGLQDDLQQIIALVQRDIRRAFNSEEYGRRRTEQLEVFAARRNELLNALGKAVHEKGFALQVTPVGFMVTPLVDGRMVKEEEFMSLPLEVREGFAHRKDQLQGTIQDAMRQLGGVEREAREALEKLDREVAEFVVVPLVAPLQDKYGELPAVLEYLDEVREDLLKNYGLFKEAGFEAEPREQKGGHSRTDSVRKYEANVLVDNSGRQGAPVVMEVNPSVPNLVGRIDREAQFGALVTDFTMIRPGSLHNANGGYLVIPVDELLKNPLSWSVLKRAMRNERISIEDFGDRAGILSAKSLQPEPVPFRAKVVLLGSPDLYRLFYLLDPEFQELFKVKAEFDSVMPRNPENVRQYAAFFATLCRKEGLRHIDVSGIARLVEYGSRMAEDQEMLSARFADIADVVREANHYALSEGAEYILSAHIRQAVGERLHRVNLVQEKLAEWLDRGVLLVETDGAQTGQVNALTVADLGDISFGRPVRVTAGVAAGRSGVVDIEREARLGGPVHTKGVLILGGFLAERFGRDEPLTLAARLVFEQSYAGVDGDSASVAELAAIMSALTGVPVRQGIAVTGSMNQKGRVQAVGGVNEKVEGFFDLCWARGLTGGQGVVIPRANVQNLMLKEEVVEAVRAGRFAVFPVDTVDEALSVLTGEAPERLQALAEERVKALREILRDHGEDGAAGDAGGCDSCGAAGRSTG; encoded by the coding sequence GTGAATAAAGCCACGGCCGAACAGGTGCGCCGAGTCTGCGCGCCGGAGAGCCTCGGTTTCGCCCACACCGACGAGTTGCCGTCGCTGGAGGGGATTATCGGGCAGGAACGGGCGGTGAGAGCCCTGCACTTCGGTCTGGGGATCAAGGGGCAGGGTTTTTCCGTCTTTGTGGCCGGACTTCCAGGCACCGGCAAGATCACCGCGGTGCAGAACTTCATCGAGGAGTTGGCCGCCGGGCAGCCGGTCCCCGCGGACTGGTGTTACGTTCACAATTTCCGGCAGCCCCAGCGCCCCCGGGCCCTGGAACTCCCGACCGGGAAGGGGGCGGGACTGCAGGATGACCTGCAGCAAATCATCGCCCTGGTTCAGCGGGACATCCGCCGGGCCTTCAACAGCGAGGAATACGGGCGCCGGCGCACAGAGCAGTTGGAGGTGTTCGCCGCCCGCCGGAACGAACTCTTAAACGCCCTGGGAAAAGCGGTGCACGAGAAGGGGTTCGCGCTGCAGGTCACCCCGGTGGGCTTCATGGTCACCCCCCTGGTGGACGGTCGGATGGTCAAGGAAGAAGAGTTTATGAGTCTGCCTTTGGAGGTCCGCGAAGGCTTCGCCCACCGCAAAGACCAGTTGCAGGGCACCATCCAGGACGCCATGCGCCAGTTGGGCGGGGTCGAACGGGAAGCCCGCGAGGCCCTGGAGAAGCTGGACCGGGAAGTGGCGGAATTCGTGGTGGTGCCCTTGGTGGCCCCGCTGCAGGACAAGTACGGGGAGTTGCCCGCGGTCCTGGAGTACCTGGACGAGGTCCGCGAGGACCTTTTAAAGAACTACGGGCTGTTCAAGGAGGCCGGCTTCGAGGCCGAGCCGCGGGAGCAGAAGGGGGGGCATTCGCGAACGGACTCCGTCCGCAAGTACGAAGCGAACGTGCTGGTCGACAACTCCGGGCGCCAGGGCGCTCCGGTGGTGATGGAGGTCAACCCGAGCGTGCCAAATCTGGTGGGCCGTATCGACCGGGAGGCGCAGTTCGGGGCACTGGTGACGGACTTCACCATGATCCGCCCCGGCTCGCTGCACAACGCGAACGGCGGCTACCTGGTCATCCCGGTGGACGAGCTGTTGAAAAACCCCCTTTCGTGGTCGGTCCTGAAGCGGGCGATGCGCAACGAGAGGATTTCAATCGAGGACTTCGGGGACCGGGCCGGGATCCTGTCGGCAAAAAGCCTGCAGCCGGAACCGGTGCCCTTCCGCGCCAAGGTGGTGCTGCTGGGCAGCCCGGATTTGTACCGGCTGTTTTACCTCCTGGACCCGGAGTTCCAGGAGTTGTTCAAGGTTAAGGCCGAGTTCGACAGCGTGATGCCGCGGAACCCGGAAAACGTGCGCCAATACGCCGCTTTCTTCGCCACCCTGTGCCGGAAAGAGGGGCTTAGGCACATCGATGTCTCGGGCATCGCCCGCCTGGTGGAGTACGGCTCCCGGATGGCCGAGGACCAGGAGATGCTGTCGGCCCGGTTCGCCGACATCGCCGACGTGGTGCGGGAGGCCAACCACTACGCGCTCTCCGAAGGGGCGGAATATATCTTAAGCGCGCACATCCGGCAGGCGGTCGGCGAGCGGTTGCACCGGGTGAACCTGGTGCAGGAGAAACTCGCCGAGTGGCTGGACCGCGGCGTCCTGCTGGTGGAGACCGACGGAGCACAGACCGGCCAGGTGAACGCCCTGACCGTGGCCGACCTCGGGGACATTTCCTTTGGCCGGCCGGTCCGGGTCACGGCCGGCGTGGCGGCCGGCCGGAGCGGCGTGGTCGACATTGAACGGGAGGCCAGGCTCGGGGGCCCGGTGCACACCAAGGGGGTCTTGATCCTGGGCGGCTTCCTCGCCGAGCGCTTCGGACGGGACGAGCCCTTAACCCTGGCGGCGCGGTTGGTCTTCGAGCAGTCCTACGCGGGCGTGGACGGGGACAGCGCCTCGGTGGCCGAGTTGGCGGCGATAATGTCCGCCCTCACCGGCGTGCCGGTCCGCCAGGGGATCGCCGTGACCGGGTCGATGAACCAGAAGGGACGGGTACAGGCGGTCGGCGGCGTCAACGAAAAGGTGGAGGGCTTCTTCGACCTCTGCTGGGCCCGCGGGCTGACCGGCGGGCAGGGAGTGGTCATCCCCCGGGCGAACGTCCAGAACCTGATGCTGAAGGAGGAAGTGGTCGAGGCCGTGCGCGCCGGGCGGTTTGCCGTCTTTCCGGTGGATACGGTGGACGAGGCCTTGTCCGTCCTGACCGGAGAAGCGCCCGAGAGGCTGCAGGCGCTGGCCGAAGAACGCGTCAAGGCCCTGCGCGAGATACTCCGCGACCACGGAGAGGACGGCGCGGCGGGCGACGCGGGCGGCTGCGACTCCTGCGGCGCCGCTGGCCGGTCAACCGGCTAG